The following nucleotide sequence is from Calditrichota bacterium.
GGGACATTCAGTGATTTTGTTTTTTTCCTTGACTAATTGGATTTAAGAAGTTATATTATTTTTGAATATAACACGAGGTGATTCATTATGAAAATAACTGATTTAGAAGCAAAAATAGAGAAATTACCCAGTCATGTCATTCATGAAGTTAATGATTTTATAGAATTTTTATTAAAAAAATATGGCGCTAAAGAGATA
It contains:
- a CDS encoding DUF2281 domain-containing protein, which translates into the protein MKITDLEAKIEKLPSHVIHEVNDFIEFLLKKYGAKEIDENKFSFNWEGGLFKLKNKYSSVELQHRRIYI